TGCCAAGTCACCTCGCGCCGGGCTTGAAAGAAGAGCTCGGCGGGCGTGGGAGCCGTTGGCGAAGCCATCAGCAGGTCCACCACCTTGTTGTGGAACTTCATGAAGGCCAGATGAGTTTGTGCGACCAGCAGGTTCTCGTCATTGCGATGGTCGCCGATCAAGGCCTGGCCCTCGGGGCTTCTCGGAAGGTCGTTGGGGAACACGCCAGGTATGTCGGCCGCATTCTGTTGAAAGCCCAGGGTGGTCTTGCCGATCAGCAGCTTCGCGCTCGGCGCGTTGTTGGGGCCGCGGGCGTAGAGGTGCGGGCTGCCGTCCGGACCTCGCCCATAGATCGAGTCCAGGTCCAGCGCCGGCGTCCTGAAGTTCTCGACCCCGGTCGGGTCCTCCAGCTTGTCGCCGATGGAGGTCAGATCCAGCGTGATGTCGTGGTCGACGAACTGGCCCAGATAGGTGAACCCCGCCGGCACTCGTGCGTTGTCTGCGCTGCTGTTGTCGTCCAGCATTGCAGCGGCGAGCGCCTTCAACTTGTCGTCGGAAACAGAAAGAGGCGCCAGGTGAGGGAACATCCGGCCGAACATGCCCGGGTCGCCATGCCCAGCGAGCGCATCCAGCGATCCTTTGGTGGGGTGGCGGCCGGCTCGGCCGTGCTTGGGATCGACACCGATTTCATCAGTCATGACGAATTCCTTTGCTTCGTGTGTGGGGCTTCGAGCAACATGATCGGAGCGGGTTTGCATCCTACGGAGCGGCAGAAGAATTCATATACGCTGCTCGCGGTAGGCCGGTTGTTTGCGATAGACCGGTTGCGCTAGGAAAGTTCTACAACGAAGAACTCACTCAATAGCCAGGTTCTTTGTTGGGACCGTCCAACCTTCCTGCCGCGCGTGCGAGTTGCGACAACTGCTTCACCAGCGGCTCGAATAGCTCCGCCGGCGTGTTGCCATACCCCAGCACCAGCCCGTTGTCCGACGGCGTGGGCTGCAGCGCGAAGCCCGATAGCGGTGTGGGCGCAATGCGATGGCGCAGCGCCTTGGCCGCGATAAGTCGATCGTCATAGCGCGCGGGTAGACGCACCGTCAGATGTAGGCCGCAGTAGCCACCGTCGATCTCGTGTAGCACTTTGAAATGTTTGTTCAGCGCGAGCCGCAACGCTTGCTGCCGGTCGCGGTAAAGCCGGCGCATGCGGCCCAGGTGCCGGCTGAACTGCCCGCTCTCGATGAAGTCGGCCATGGCCAGTTGCTCGTGGCGGTGCCCGCCGCGCAGCATCTCTTCCAACGGCGCCTGCACAGCAGACATCAACTGGGCAGGCAGCACAAGAAAGCCCAGCCGCAGCGACGGAAACATCGTCTTGCTGAAGGTGCCGACGTAGAGCACGGGTGCGTCGTCCACCAGCCCCTGCATCGCGCCGATGGGCTCGCCCGTGTGGCGGAATTCGCTGTCGTAGTCGTCCTCGATGATCCACGCGCCATGCCGGCGGGCCTGCGCGATCAGGTCGAGGCGGCGCGCGATGCTCAGCACGGAACCGACCGGGTACTGGTGCGAGGGCGTGGTGTAGATCAGCCGGGGCGGGTGCTTCTGCCAGTCGCGTTCGCTCACGCACAGGCCTTCAGCGTCGACCCGTACGGGCACGATGCGCATGTCGCCCGCGTGCATGGCAGCCTTCACGCCGCGGTAGCCCGGGTCTTCGACCCAGCCGATGTCGCCGGGGTTGGACAGCAGCCGCACGCACAGCGAGATGGCTTCCTGTGCGCCTT
This is a stretch of genomic DNA from Variovorax paradoxus. It encodes these proteins:
- the pdxR gene encoding MocR-like pyridoxine biosynthesis transcription factor PdxR, whose amino-acid sequence is MVPRPIPSSTALLESPLVKERDAGSMQRQLHDRLKRAILDGSLAPGSRLPGSRALAEALAISRNTVTATYEHLAAEGYVRPDRQGTRVTELSSPALPPKRAGRPAGTPTTALRLSNIKPSVSRAETDMALRPGVPALSHFPSAAWRRALDRAIRSAGSAALGYGDPLGESALRAAIARHLSVARGVRCEPQQVVIAEGAQEAISLCVRLLSNPGDIGWVEDPGYRGVKAAMHAGDMRIVPVRVDAEGLCVSERDWQKHPPRLIYTTPSHQYPVGSVLSIARRLDLIAQARRHGAWIIEDDYDSEFRHTGEPIGAMQGLVDDAPVLYVGTFSKTMFPSLRLGFLVLPAQLMSAVQAPLEEMLRGGHRHEQLAMADFIESGQFSRHLGRMRRLYRDRQQALRLALNKHFKVLHEIDGGYCGLHLTVRLPARYDDRLIAAKALRHRIAPTPLSGFALQPTPSDNGLVLGYGNTPAELFEPLVKQLSQLARAAGRLDGPNKEPGY